The Deltaproteobacteria bacterium genome has a window encoding:
- a CDS encoding SDR family NAD(P)-dependent oxidoreductase, which yields MSGDMPITKKAPGDRHIGADEIESIAGLIREKEAEGKVFDLPQAALKEILFLLRGHRFPAATASIFPAGAGNASENAARILRKGEIGVSIVDLDERTGFPRDNARPTCEVLLVRKGSEILWAGKKRFPDVDGASPCIFITKAFLSKTRQNPRLLLQAILHPILEWAFGLPHMAAVLCESAFNASPPSPDGTDISDLNRFIAGEAGRDRDFAYFDRILGASYEPDEFRMEELAAAYGTDERRIGEVVSLARAMGARYREHVETVLKETRGEIARERVAQGRKALEEGNTDDALEILRKMALSQDTPESSREEISGLIAIAIRSHALDADPGYEGLRMEKGEILAEPWAGRKARELASLLGAAAEVVRGRQEALGGDTGTDPLAEKGSPRSIHVISDLERPSAKFIDGHGRVHWVFEKSFIESLGREMTSGNFPEGIPAILACRFVRDGAFPDEKLNIDKQFGVAVKGALEGYRFFQSLTADTRRLMAAYYEATGMEDPLYRLFVSLGEETNPARASHLIRRAVSVTHSYNYVRYPDTSLAGQVVVVTGGGTGMGRAIALEAAGRGANVVITGRRPAPLEETRADIEDLIRFLGLTNRTLIVQGDLSDPKYVGEMFERIEREFGRIDLLYNNAGVSGPVEFGSAYREEHFDQYREAMNIHLTGAWLASLEAARLMETRPRGGVIVMVGTFYSESIHRHVLHAYPGRLPYTSAQSAKLALGDYLAWMLAEKNISVLSLNPAAVATDRIRKGSGVFDKGSQARARIGRKVSPETLERDTLDRTVGREFVHPRHFARVALEVQHVAFRRTIGGHRLPMGGVTYEQPPAVLPSPAALSRYPDFAGKVALIALHSCSGGDGPLIEASAKALARAGGNVVLAGGRTDELEELAHRINSSGGDGTATVYPADLSRQAEVQELFDSLPRIDLLLHFTGSVDWKRPLSRYPFEEWSGCVDRFGFIPRLLCWQAERRMDRDGVDGTIVIVGPDLSGVPSLRERLLVQVFQAMLRPAVATESMERALMRKAQDDGTSPSHVSDINIGLILPGRTDGRNKAAGAARTAATVLWLLEEGKIVSGAVLLPDEKNATARLPEEPLEAPGSMAGKVVVVTGGIRNLGREISLRFAAEHATVVAASRHPRSTGQTAEETEKARKELSAADAALAAMRRAGGRTLWIDTDVSSHRKVRALIEETRNRFGRIDAFVNNAGAGGDFSPVGEVLRDHRPSWDAVLRSNFLGPWTAVSILRDIMKNQPGGGTIVNVSTYYADHPYLFRTIYTVSKILLKALTLALRKRLGEENIRIADVAPSLIAGPRMDWVMKNYAGKFAERLGSLRDLKGAESGSLQERFLRSFDRSLSPRERESASKAFLAGIRESSLPKGRRAELEEWFGRIGDWFPATVPGDPPANEQVADAVLYAAKNCRFLDDRFLEVSTMGSFSTFPGECPARKERISGESYQFLSLGIPPVTYTVPADALKERGAAITSLAEDPSNPGQVAISRPAYGAPSSAKRRPAETIRRDLDLSDPRLLEPWLDNTLIGGSPPAGAVAALGTTTAGKPILSFGPEEKDGFLLHLSKVLNVIAGSANAVRDNGHVIVAVPPGDSEEGLLVRAAARQMVRTLLAEQHFLPGGKTLRVSLLTSHRGAEEKSFHQRIIDILSGNSPPEVEPIPVGHLRP from the coding sequence ATGAGCGGCGATATGCCGATAACGAAGAAAGCTCCCGGGGACCGCCATATCGGCGCCGATGAGATAGAAAGCATCGCCGGCCTTATCCGCGAGAAAGAGGCGGAGGGAAAGGTCTTCGATCTTCCGCAGGCGGCATTGAAAGAGATCCTGTTCCTCCTTCGCGGGCACCGGTTTCCCGCTGCGACCGCTTCCATATTTCCGGCCGGCGCGGGCAACGCTTCGGAAAACGCCGCGCGCATTCTAAGGAAAGGAGAGATAGGAGTCTCGATCGTCGACCTCGACGAACGGACCGGGTTTCCCCGGGATAACGCACGTCCGACCTGCGAGGTCCTGCTCGTCCGTAAAGGGAGCGAGATCCTTTGGGCGGGGAAAAAGCGGTTTCCCGACGTGGACGGCGCTTCGCCCTGCATCTTCATCACGAAAGCGTTTCTCTCGAAGACGCGGCAGAACCCGCGCCTTCTTCTTCAGGCGATCCTGCACCCGATCCTCGAGTGGGCCTTCGGCCTGCCGCACATGGCGGCGGTGCTTTGCGAGTCGGCCTTCAACGCTTCGCCTCCGTCCCCGGACGGCACCGACATCAGCGACCTGAACCGCTTCATCGCCGGGGAAGCGGGCCGCGACCGGGACTTCGCCTACTTCGACCGCATCCTCGGAGCTTCCTACGAACCGGACGAGTTCCGGATGGAGGAACTTGCGGCGGCGTACGGGACGGACGAACGAAGGATCGGCGAGGTGGTCTCCCTCGCACGGGCGATGGGCGCAAGGTACCGGGAGCACGTGGAAACGGTCCTGAAAGAGACGCGCGGAGAGATAGCCCGCGAACGCGTGGCCCAGGGAAGGAAAGCCCTGGAGGAGGGAAACACCGACGACGCATTGGAGATACTTCGGAAGATGGCCCTTTCGCAGGATACCCCGGAGAGCTCGCGGGAGGAGATCTCCGGGCTGATCGCCATCGCCATCCGGTCGCATGCGCTCGATGCCGACCCGGGGTACGAAGGGCTCCGCATGGAGAAAGGCGAGATCCTTGCGGAACCATGGGCGGGGAGGAAAGCAAGGGAACTCGCATCGCTGCTCGGCGCCGCCGCGGAGGTGGTCCGTGGCCGGCAGGAAGCCCTCGGCGGCGACACCGGCACGGACCCGTTGGCGGAGAAAGGCAGCCCCAGGAGCATCCACGTCATCTCCGATCTCGAGCGGCCCAGTGCGAAGTTCATCGACGGCCATGGACGCGTGCACTGGGTATTCGAAAAATCGTTCATCGAATCGTTGGGCCGGGAAATGACGTCAGGAAACTTTCCGGAAGGGATTCCGGCCATCCTGGCTTGCCGGTTCGTCCGCGACGGAGCATTCCCCGATGAAAAACTCAATATAGACAAACAGTTCGGGGTGGCGGTAAAGGGCGCGCTCGAGGGCTACCGGTTCTTCCAGTCCCTGACCGCCGATACCCGGCGCCTGATGGCGGCCTACTATGAAGCCACCGGCATGGAGGACCCTCTTTACCGCCTGTTCGTCTCGCTCGGCGAAGAGACGAATCCAGCCCGCGCAAGCCACCTCATCCGCCGCGCCGTCTCGGTAACCCATTCCTATAACTATGTCCGGTATCCCGATACGTCGCTCGCCGGACAGGTCGTAGTCGTCACGGGAGGGGGAACCGGGATGGGGAGGGCGATCGCGCTCGAAGCCGCCGGGCGCGGGGCGAACGTCGTCATAACGGGACGGCGGCCCGCGCCGCTCGAGGAGACGCGCGCGGACATCGAAGACCTGATCCGTTTCCTCGGGTTGACGAACCGGACACTGATCGTGCAGGGAGACTTGAGCGATCCCAAGTACGTCGGCGAGATGTTCGAGCGGATCGAACGGGAATTCGGCAGGATCGACCTCCTCTACAACAACGCGGGCGTATCGGGGCCTGTGGAATTCGGCTCCGCATACCGGGAGGAGCATTTCGACCAGTACCGTGAGGCGATGAATATCCACCTTACGGGGGCATGGCTCGCCAGCCTCGAGGCCGCACGCCTGATGGAAACCAGGCCCCGCGGCGGCGTGATCGTCATGGTCGGGACCTTCTACAGCGAGAGCATCCACCGCCACGTGCTTCACGCCTACCCCGGCCGGCTTCCGTACACCTCCGCGCAATCCGCCAAGCTTGCCCTGGGCGATTATCTCGCCTGGATGCTCGCCGAAAAGAACATCTCCGTCCTGTCCCTCAACCCCGCGGCTGTGGCTACAGACCGTATCCGGAAAGGCTCCGGCGTCTTCGACAAGGGGTCGCAGGCGCGCGCCCGCATCGGGCGCAAGGTATCTCCCGAGACGCTGGAACGGGACACTCTCGACCGCACGGTAGGCCGCGAATTCGTCCATCCCAGGCATTTCGCGAGGGTAGCGCTCGAAGTCCAGCACGTCGCCTTCCGGCGCACCATAGGGGGGCACCGCCTTCCGATGGGAGGCGTTACCTACGAGCAGCCGCCGGCCGTGCTGCCATCCCCCGCCGCGCTTTCGCGATACCCGGACTTCGCAGGAAAGGTGGCGCTGATTGCGTTGCACTCCTGCTCCGGCGGGGACGGACCGCTCATCGAAGCGTCCGCGAAAGCGCTGGCCCGCGCGGGAGGGAACGTCGTCCTCGCCGGAGGCCGGACGGACGAACTCGAGGAACTCGCCCACCGGATAAATTCCAGCGGCGGCGACGGGACGGCGACCGTTTATCCCGCGGACCTTTCCCGCCAGGCGGAAGTGCAGGAACTCTTCGACAGCCTCCCCCGAATCGATCTCCTTCTTCATTTCACCGGAAGCGTGGACTGGAAGCGCCCTCTATCCCGATATCCTTTCGAAGAGTGGAGCGGATGCGTCGACCGGTTCGGATTTATCCCCCGGCTTCTCTGCTGGCAGGCCGAGCGAAGGATGGACCGCGACGGAGTCGACGGTACGATCGTCATCGTGGGACCGGACCTCTCCGGCGTTCCCTCCCTGCGGGAACGGCTTCTCGTGCAGGTTTTCCAGGCGATGCTGCGCCCGGCAGTCGCAACCGAGTCGATGGAACGCGCCCTTATGAGGAAGGCGCAGGACGACGGCACGTCCCCGTCGCACGTAAGCGACATCAACATCGGCCTGATCCTTCCCGGCAGGACGGACGGAAGGAACAAGGCCGCCGGCGCCGCGAGGACGGCCGCTACGGTTCTTTGGCTCCTTGAAGAGGGAAAAATCGTATCGGGAGCGGTCCTCCTCCCCGACGAGAAGAACGCGACCGCACGCCTGCCGGAGGAACCACTGGAAGCGCCCGGCTCGATGGCAGGGAAGGTAGTCGTGGTGACCGGTGGCATCCGGAACCTCGGCAGGGAAATATCGCTGCGGTTCGCCGCGGAACATGCGACCGTGGTGGCTGCAAGCCGGCATCCGCGCTCGACCGGCCAGACCGCCGAGGAAACGGAAAAGGCCCGGAAGGAGCTGTCGGCGGCCGACGCCGCGCTTGCCGCCATGCGCCGTGCGGGAGGACGCACGCTCTGGATCGATACGGACGTCTCCAGCCACCGGAAAGTGCGAGCCCTCATCGAGGAAACGCGGAACCGCTTCGGCAGGATCGACGCGTTCGTGAACAATGCGGGGGCGGGCGGGGATTTCTCCCCGGTCGGAGAGGTCCTCCGCGACCACCGGCCGAGCTGGGACGCCGTCCTGAGAAGCAATTTCCTCGGACCCTGGACGGCGGTATCAATCCTCCGGGACATCATGAAGAACCAGCCCGGCGGCGGTACTATAGTGAACGTGTCCACGTATTACGCCGATCATCCGTACCTGTTCCGGACGATCTACACGGTATCCAAGATCCTTCTCAAGGCCTTGACGCTCGCGCTCCGGAAACGCCTCGGTGAAGAAAACATCCGGATCGCGGACGTCGCCCCCAGCCTTATCGCGGGACCGCGGATGGATTGGGTGATGAAGAATTACGCCGGCAAATTCGCGGAGCGCCTGGGTTCGCTGCGCGACCTCAAGGGAGCCGAGAGCGGGTCTCTCCAGGAACGCTTCCTCCGCTCCTTCGACCGCTCCCTCTCCCCCCGGGAACGTGAAAGCGCGTCGAAGGCCTTTCTCGCCGGCATCCGCGAGAGCAGCCTGCCGAAGGGGAGGCGCGCGGAATTGGAGGAATGGTTCGGACGTATCGGGGACTGGTTCCCGGCAACGGTCCCGGGCGACCCGCCCGCGAACGAGCAGGTGGCGGATGCCGTGCTCTATGCAGCGAAGAACTGCCGCTTCCTCGATGACCGATTCCTTGAGGTTTCCACCATGGGCTCCTTTTCGACGTTCCCCGGGGAATGCCCTGCCAGGAAGGAACGTATTTCCGGGGAATCATACCAATTCCTTTCTCTCGGCATACCGCCGGTAACCTATACCGTGCCGGCGGATGCACTCAAGGAGCGCGGCGCGGCGATCACTTCCCTTGCCGAGGATCCATCGAATCCGGGACAGGTGGCGATCTCCCGGCCGGCGTACGGCGCACCCTCATCGGCGAAGCGCCGGCCCGCCGAAACGATCCGGCGGGACCTGGACCTTTCGGATCCCCGCTTGCTGGAACCCTGGCTGGACAATACACTCATCGGCGGCTCTCCGCCCGCCGGCGCGGTGGCTGCATTGGGAACGACGACCGCGGGCAAACCGATCCTGTCCTTCGGACCGGAGGAAAAAGATGGATTCCTCCTGCACCTGAGCAAGGTCCTGAACGTCATCGCCGGGTCTGCGAACGCGGTCCGCGACAACGGTCACGTAATCGTTGCGGTCCCTCCGGGGGATTCGGAGGAAGGACTTCTCGTTCGCGCCGCCGCGAGGCAAATGGTGCGAACCCTTCTCGCGGAGCAGCATTTCCTCCCCGGCGGTAAAACGCTGCGCGTGAGCCTCCTCACCTCTCACCGCGGCGCGGAAGAGAAATCATTCCACCAGCGCATTATCGATATCCTCTCGGGCAACTCCCCTCCCGAAGTCGAACCGATCCCGGTCGGGCACCTCCGGCCGTAA
- a CDS encoding cytochrome ubiquinol oxidase subunit I yields the protein MTELALARAQMAMMFAFHIVFAVAGMGMPLLMVIAEAAHRRTGKPVFLELAKRWARGTAVLFAVGAVSGTVLSFELGLLWPGFMAFSGGIVGLPFALEGFAFFAEAIFLGIYLYGWGRVSPGAHILAGIGVALGGLASGILVVSANAWMNSPAGFLLVDGKATAVDPLAAMANPAWATEAVHMSLAAFAASGFAVAGIHAYKLLGDRENLFHRHALSIALWVGGTAAVLLPVSGDFNARFLAKDQPSKLAAMEGQFRTQRGAPLRIGGIPDARSGTTRFAIEIPKALSLLAFHDADAEVKGLDAFPREEWPDPLLVHAAFQAMVACGTAMAVLALSAGLLAWRARENLLHPRFLLAVLVSSPLGIVAVQAGWCVTELGRQPWVIRGVMKTADAVTPVGGLALPFAFFSLLYLALGISAAWLLRREVSRSPSFPASDERPPVRGGEG from the coding sequence GTGACCGAGCTGGCTCTCGCGCGCGCCCAGATGGCGATGATGTTCGCGTTCCACATCGTCTTCGCCGTCGCCGGAATGGGAATGCCGCTGCTCATGGTGATAGCCGAAGCGGCCCACCGGAGGACGGGAAAACCTGTGTTCCTCGAGCTGGCGAAGCGTTGGGCGCGCGGGACCGCCGTCCTCTTCGCGGTCGGGGCAGTTTCCGGGACCGTCCTCTCATTCGAACTCGGCCTGCTTTGGCCCGGGTTCATGGCGTTCTCCGGCGGGATCGTCGGTCTCCCCTTCGCCCTCGAGGGATTCGCCTTTTTCGCGGAGGCGATATTCCTGGGGATCTACCTTTACGGCTGGGGGCGCGTTTCACCGGGTGCGCACATTCTTGCGGGGATCGGCGTGGCGCTCGGGGGCCTGGCATCCGGGATACTCGTGGTGTCCGCGAACGCCTGGATGAACAGCCCCGCGGGTTTCCTCCTCGTCGATGGAAAGGCTACGGCCGTGGATCCTCTCGCCGCAATGGCGAATCCTGCCTGGGCTACCGAAGCGGTCCACATGTCGCTGGCCGCATTTGCGGCTTCGGGCTTCGCGGTCGCGGGAATCCATGCATATAAGCTCCTTGGCGACCGGGAGAATCTCTTTCACCGCCATGCCCTCTCCATCGCCCTGTGGGTGGGGGGAACGGCCGCCGTCCTGCTTCCCGTCAGCGGGGACTTCAATGCGCGTTTTCTCGCGAAGGACCAGCCGTCGAAACTCGCCGCCATGGAAGGCCAGTTCCGCACCCAGCGCGGCGCGCCCCTGCGCATCGGTGGAATCCCCGACGCGCGAAGCGGCACGACGAGGTTCGCGATCGAGATCCCGAAGGCGTTGAGCCTGCTCGCTTTCCATGACGCGGATGCCGAGGTCAAGGGTCTCGATGCGTTTCCGCGGGAGGAATGGCCCGATCCCCTTCTCGTTCACGCCGCCTTCCAGGCCATGGTGGCCTGCGGAACTGCGATGGCAGTGCTCGCGCTGTCAGCCGGGCTTCTGGCGTGGAGGGCGAGGGAGAATCTGCTCCATCCGAGGTTTCTGCTCGCCGTGCTCGTTTCAAGCCCCCTGGGGATCGTCGCGGTGCAGGCGGGATGGTGCGTCACCGAGCTCGGCCGCCAGCCATGGGTCATACGCGGTGTGATGAAGACCGCCGACGCCGTCACTCCCGTCGGCGGCCTGGCGCTTCCCTTCGCATTTTTCTCCCTGCTGTACCTGGCCCTGGGAATTTCGGCCGCCTGGCTTCTCAGGAGAGAGGTATCGAGGAGCCCCTCGTTTCCCGCATCTGATGAAAGACCGCCGGTTCGCGGGGGGGAGGGATAA
- a CDS encoding cytochrome d ubiquinol oxidase subunit II, whose product MHDLSLLAAGAILASLILYALLGGADFGGGVWDLLSRGPRSPAHRALIAQAIGPIWETNHIWVIVAVVILFTGFPHAFALVSTALFLPVTLLLAGIVLRGAAFAFHSYHLHDEEGERRRWGLVFAGSSLITPLLLGVVIGAVSSGGIRAAEAAAFGASRAWLAPFPISVGFLTLSVFSYLAAVYLIFETDDPALREDFRLRALWSSAAVGVLMVIVPLLARRGAQDFHHSLLGSDWSPGLVFLAATAALGAHVSLLLRSYPVARICAAAQAVIILAGWGAAQYPFLVRPDVTVPAAASPQATLRFLLIALAAGGMFLFPAIGWLFWVFKKDAVFGRTRNP is encoded by the coding sequence ATGCACGACCTTTCCCTCCTTGCGGCAGGGGCCATCCTCGCATCCCTGATCCTGTACGCGCTGCTCGGCGGCGCCGATTTCGGGGGAGGCGTTTGGGACCTGCTTTCCCGCGGGCCGCGCAGCCCCGCCCACAGGGCCCTCATCGCGCAGGCCATCGGCCCCATATGGGAGACGAACCATATCTGGGTCATCGTCGCGGTGGTGATCCTGTTCACGGGATTTCCGCACGCGTTCGCTCTCGTCTCCACAGCCCTGTTCCTTCCGGTGACATTGCTGCTTGCGGGGATCGTCCTGCGTGGGGCGGCGTTCGCGTTCCATTCCTACCACCTTCACGACGAGGAGGGGGAGAGAAGGCGCTGGGGGCTTGTTTTCGCCGGCTCGAGCCTCATCACGCCGCTCCTCCTGGGCGTCGTGATCGGCGCGGTCTCCTCCGGAGGCATACGCGCTGCGGAAGCGGCCGCATTCGGAGCCTCCCGGGCATGGCTCGCTCCCTTCCCGATCTCGGTAGGGTTCCTCACCCTGTCGGTCTTTTCCTACCTCGCGGCTGTGTACCTGATCTTCGAAACGGACGATCCCGCCCTGCGGGAAGACTTCCGCCTTCGCGCCCTTTGGTCGTCGGCGGCAGTCGGGGTCCTGATGGTCATCGTACCGTTGCTGGCCCGGCGCGGCGCCCAGGATTTCCATCATTCCCTGTTGGGGAGCGACTGGTCGCCGGGGCTCGTTTTCCTTGCCGCCACCGCCGCGCTCGGCGCCCACGTGTCGCTGCTTCTTCGGTCCTATCCCGTTGCACGAATCTGCGCCGCCGCACAGGCGGTCATCATCCTGGCCGGCTGGGGAGCCGCGCAATATCCGTTCCTCGTCCGCCCCGACGTCACCGTCCCCGCCGCGGCGTCCCCGCAGGCGACGCTGCGTTTTCTCCTGATCGCGCTCGCGGCCGGCGGCATGTTCCTCTTCCCCGCGATCGGCTGGCTCTTCTGGGTGTTCAAGAAGGACGCCGTTTTCGGCCGCACCCGCAACCCTTAG